The proteins below come from a single Lactobacillus johnsonii genomic window:
- the lspA gene encoding signal peptidase II, translating into MSKAKQALYLIVSLLVIIADQLLKNYIVTNFKIGDEKTIIPGVLSFTYLQNDGAAWNIFSGQMILFYLISIAAIAVVIYYLFNPKYKNGLFDTGLALVLGGIIGNFIDRLHLKYVIDMLQLDFIQFNIFNIADSAITVGIILVFIYLIFISEKD; encoded by the coding sequence ATGAGTAAAGCTAAACAAGCCTTATATCTAATAGTTTCTTTATTAGTAATCATTGCAGATCAATTATTAAAGAATTATATAGTTACTAATTTTAAAATTGGTGATGAAAAGACCATTATTCCTGGTGTCCTTTCATTTACATATTTACAAAACGATGGAGCAGCTTGGAATATCTTCAGTGGACAAATGATTTTATTTTATTTAATCAGTATTGCCGCTATTGCAGTTGTAATTTACTATCTTTTTAATCCCAAATATAAAAATGGCCTTTTTGATACAGGATTAGCCTTAGTTTTAGGTGGAATCATTGGTAACTTTATTGATCGTTTGCATCTAAAATATGTAATTGATATGTTGCAACTAGATTTTATTCAATTTAATATCTTTAATATTGCGGACAGCGCAATTACAGTTGGAATTATCTTAGTTTTTATCTATCTAATATTTATAAGCGAAAAAGACTAA
- a CDS encoding RluA family pseudouridine synthase has protein sequence MTKNYKLVIDDEKGRLDKVIAEKITDLSRTKIKELVNDKNILVNNKAEKVSYKVQSGDVIDVTIPPVKPLSLEAENLHLDIVYEDSDVIVVNKPQGMVVHPSAGHPDHTLVNGLLYHTRDLADSPEGFRPGIVHRIDKDTSGLLMIAKNDKARESLEKQLAEKINKREYLAIVHDNFEVKNGVINAPIGRNPNNRKQMAVNPKGKAAVTHFTVLEQFKNYSLVKCVLETGRTHQIRVHMKYIGHPLAGDPLYGPKKTLSGHGQFLHAKTLGFYQPSTNEWLEFSAPLPTIFEKQLKNLRQEMKQ, from the coding sequence ATGACTAAAAATTATAAATTAGTAATTGATGACGAAAAAGGACGTTTAGATAAGGTAATCGCTGAGAAAATTACAGATTTAAGTCGAACTAAGATTAAGGAATTAGTTAATGATAAAAATATTTTAGTTAATAATAAAGCTGAAAAAGTATCTTATAAAGTACAGTCTGGGGATGTAATTGATGTTACTATTCCGCCTGTTAAACCATTATCATTAGAAGCTGAAAACTTACATCTTGATATTGTTTATGAAGACTCGGATGTGATTGTGGTTAATAAGCCTCAAGGGATGGTTGTTCATCCCTCAGCCGGTCATCCAGATCATACTTTAGTCAACGGATTACTTTATCATACACGTGATTTAGCTGATAGTCCTGAAGGGTTTCGTCCAGGGATTGTGCATCGAATTGATAAAGATACCTCTGGTTTATTAATGATAGCTAAAAATGATAAAGCACGTGAAAGCTTAGAAAAGCAATTAGCAGAAAAGATAAATAAAAGAGAATATTTGGCAATTGTTCATGACAACTTTGAAGTAAAAAATGGCGTAATCAATGCTCCGATTGGTAGAAATCCAAATAATCGAAAGCAAATGGCGGTTAATCCAAAGGGGAAAGCTGCAGTTACACACTTTACAGTACTAGAGCAATTTAAAAATTATAGTTTAGTCAAATGTGTACTGGAAACGGGTAGAACGCATCAAATTAGAGTGCATATGAAGTACATCGGTCATCCATTAGCTGGCGATCCCTTATATGGCCCAAAGAAAACCTTGTCAGGTCATGGACAATTTTTGCATGCCAAGACTTTGGGATTTTATCAACCTTCTACGAATGAATGGTTGGAATTTTCTGCACCATTGCCAACAATTTTTGAAAAACAATTAAAGAATTTACGACAAGAAATGAAGCAATAG
- a CDS encoding carbamoyl phosphate synthase large subunit, which produces MPLHNEINKVLVIGAGPSIVGEVTELDILAKQALTAFEESNVQVVLINPNPATVTTDPHPNVNVYLEPMTLPFVKRIVRMEKPDAIIPAFGGKPALKLTSELLESGILTQMNIELLTINSLALSLSAPHNFYSFLKANKIAVANQWLLEKEEDLRRVIEHAHFPLLLSKKQHYRPDSMISLENLAQLEQYFLDEESDDHFNWKDYRLTEDLSNWEELIFDIVRDNNGNFVFVGNIGSLEPVGINSSDSLLVTPILTRNNNQIQRLRNCCRKIANCLNLHGALSIHFAVKQSGEDFNFKVLSIKPRLTQSSLLSYRSGVYSIGYVTAKIALGYNLNEITDPQSGISASVDPVQDACFVKLPYWSFTEAGYNHYTLNNKTTSGGQALGIGRNFESAFLKALQSTTGFSNNVKTFKKEYKKSEKELLQDLSKPNEIHLITLLAAIAKGINYHTLHQLLHIHLVFLQKFNHILILLKKLRNDELTADLMLKVKKNGFSNRLIAEITQRDEKSIADLCKKWSIKPSYIEIDGTAGLIHPNIQAVYSSYGIEDEIIPLSNSKKCLLLGLKPFQVSLTGEFDYMLYHAAKTLKEQGISPVIISNNPESVSAAYDVCDRIYFEPITLENILEVAWKENIKEVVTQFSGKQINEYRSSLLEHGLTILGQPNLKEILREDHADEVYQAGVNPVPALQCDNEESILAFVKRNGFPALIGGTSNGKKQKSAVVFDLPALQRYIAENSLEHMNVSKFIEGKKYEVTAISDGKNVTIPGIIEHFEQTGSHASDSIAVYRPQNLSTNDQRRLRDSAISIATKLNLRGPVNLHFLLANDQIYLLQIKSYSGHNVAFLTKALKKDITAITMKVLLGSTLSELDLPSDIWPSNDLIHVKMPVFSYLSYSSENTFDSKMKTSGSVMGRAKHLPTALFKGYEGSDLMISTYGTVFISVKDSEKHNAIKIAARFHQLGFKLLATEGTANVLAEEGITTGIIEKVQEGSNSLLEKIKQHRINLVINVTSLSDSASHDAIMIKDAALSTHIPVFSSLQSAQDVLIVLETLAMTTQPL; this is translated from the coding sequence ATGCCTTTACATAATGAAATTAATAAAGTTCTTGTTATTGGAGCGGGGCCAAGTATTGTTGGAGAAGTAACAGAACTTGATATTCTTGCTAAACAAGCGTTAACGGCTTTTGAAGAAAGTAACGTACAAGTTGTATTGATTAATCCCAATCCTGCAACCGTCACAACAGATCCGCATCCTAATGTAAATGTATATCTTGAACCAATGACGTTGCCTTTTGTGAAGCGAATCGTTCGGATGGAGAAGCCAGATGCTATTATTCCGGCTTTTGGGGGCAAACCGGCTTTAAAACTTACCAGTGAATTATTAGAGTCGGGCATCTTAACCCAAATGAATATTGAGTTACTAACTATTAACAGCTTGGCATTGAGTCTATCAGCTCCTCATAATTTCTATAGTTTTCTTAAAGCAAATAAGATTGCGGTGGCCAATCAATGGCTGTTAGAAAAAGAAGAGGACTTAAGGCGAGTAATTGAACATGCTCATTTTCCTTTGCTTTTATCAAAAAAGCAGCATTATCGCCCCGATAGCATGATCTCTCTAGAAAATCTAGCTCAATTAGAACAATACTTCTTAGATGAAGAATCCGATGACCATTTTAATTGGAAAGATTATCGTTTAACTGAAGATTTATCGAATTGGGAAGAATTAATTTTTGATATTGTTCGGGATAATAATGGAAACTTTGTATTTGTAGGAAATATTGGCAGTTTAGAACCAGTTGGTATTAACTCTTCGGATTCTTTATTAGTGACGCCAATTTTAACTAGAAATAATAATCAAATTCAGCGCTTAAGAAATTGCTGTCGAAAGATTGCTAATTGTCTTAATTTACATGGAGCTTTGAGTATTCATTTTGCTGTTAAGCAAAGTGGGGAAGACTTTAATTTTAAAGTATTAAGTATTAAGCCCCGTTTGACTCAGAGTAGTTTGCTTTCTTATAGAAGTGGCGTATATTCTATTGGATATGTAACGGCCAAAATTGCACTTGGCTATAATTTAAATGAAATTACCGATCCACAATCTGGAATTTCTGCTTCTGTTGATCCCGTGCAAGATGCTTGCTTTGTAAAATTACCTTATTGGTCTTTCACAGAAGCTGGTTATAATCACTACACTCTTAATAATAAAACCACTTCCGGAGGCCAAGCTCTAGGAATTGGTCGTAATTTTGAAAGTGCATTTTTAAAGGCTCTCCAGTCAACTACTGGTTTTTCTAATAATGTTAAGACCTTTAAAAAGGAATATAAAAAAAGCGAAAAAGAATTATTGCAAGATCTATCGAAGCCTAATGAAATACACCTAATTACACTATTAGCCGCGATAGCAAAGGGAATTAATTACCACACTCTTCACCAGCTTTTACATATTCATTTAGTATTTTTGCAGAAGTTTAATCATATTTTGATTTTATTAAAGAAATTACGTAATGATGAACTTACAGCTGATTTAATGCTGAAAGTAAAGAAAAATGGTTTTTCTAATCGATTAATTGCTGAAATTACGCAGCGAGATGAAAAATCAATTGCTGATTTATGTAAAAAATGGTCAATTAAGCCTAGCTATATTGAAATTGATGGAACAGCTGGATTAATTCATCCTAATATTCAAGCTGTTTACAGTAGTTATGGAATTGAAGATGAAATAATACCACTATCTAATTCGAAAAAATGCCTTCTTTTAGGATTAAAACCATTTCAAGTATCTCTAACTGGAGAATTTGATTATATGCTCTACCATGCTGCCAAGACCTTAAAAGAGCAAGGAATTAGTCCTGTGATTATTAGTAATAATCCAGAAAGTGTGAGTGCAGCGTATGATGTATGCGATCGAATTTACTTTGAACCAATTACTTTAGAAAATATTCTTGAAGTTGCATGGAAAGAAAATATCAAAGAAGTGGTAACGCAATTTTCTGGCAAACAGATTAATGAATATCGCAGTTCACTCTTAGAACATGGGCTAACAATTTTAGGTCAGCCTAATTTGAAGGAAATTCTAAGGGAAGATCATGCAGACGAAGTATATCAGGCCGGCGTTAATCCAGTCCCAGCTCTTCAATGCGACAATGAAGAAAGCATTTTAGCTTTTGTTAAAAGAAATGGTTTTCCAGCTTTAATTGGTGGTACAAGTAACGGTAAGAAGCAAAAATCTGCTGTGGTCTTTGATTTACCAGCTTTACAAAGATATATTGCTGAAAATTCATTAGAGCATATGAATGTTTCGAAGTTTATTGAAGGTAAAAAGTATGAAGTGACTGCTATTTCTGATGGTAAAAATGTTACTATTCCCGGAATTATTGAACACTTTGAACAGACCGGCTCACATGCCAGTGACTCCATAGCTGTCTATCGTCCACAAAATTTATCAACTAATGATCAGCGTAGATTACGTGATAGTGCAATTAGTATTGCCACTAAACTTAATTTAAGAGGACCAGTTAACTTACACTTTTTACTAGCTAATGATCAAATCTATTTATTACAAATTAAAAGTTACTCTGGACACAATGTAGCTTTTCTAACTAAAGCACTAAAAAAAGATATTACAGCTATAACAATGAAAGTTTTGTTAGGAAGTACATTGTCTGAATTAGATCTTCCAAGCGATATTTGGCCATCAAACGACTTAATTCACGTTAAAATGCCCGTCTTTTCTTATTTATCATATAGTAGTGAAAATACCTTTGATTCTAAGATGAAGACCTCTGGTAGTGTGATGGGACGAGCCAAGCATTTGCCGACTGCCTTGTTTAAAGGATATGAAGGCAGTGATTTAATGATTTCAACATATGGTACTGTCTTTATTTCGGTTAAAGATTCTGAAAAACATAATGCAATTAAAATAGCTGCACGTTTTCATCAGTTAGGTTTTAAGCTTTTAGCAACTGAAGGTACTGCAAATGTATTAGCTGAAGAGGGAATAACAACAGGAATTATTGAAAAGGTTCAAGAGGGAAGCAATAGCTTACTTGAAAAGATAAAGCAGCATCGAATTAATCTAGTAATCAATGTAACCAGTTTATCCGACTCTGCTAGTCATGATGCAATTATGATTAAAGATGCAGCTTTAAGCACACATATTCCTGTTTTTTCTAGTTTACAATCAGCGCAAGATGTTTTAATAGTACTTGAAACTTTAGCAATGACTACTCAGCCTTTGTAA
- a CDS encoding MarR family winged helix-turn-helix transcriptional regulator, whose product MNVLIFNSVSENIKRVINKKCGLNLSQTRLLLFFDHHQNETLTMGELAQALSISLSTLSRQIKQKKTASLIKVERSKKDSSKSLNLNNEGLAKAQELKKVLSQIEAQIFSSWSEEKIQDFDSKLQIIVNNLVTDEV is encoded by the coding sequence ATGAATGTCTTAATATTTAATAGCGTTAGTGAGAATATTAAGCGAGTGATTAATAAAAAGTGTGGATTAAACCTCTCTCAAACTCGCTTATTACTATTCTTTGATCATCATCAGAACGAGACTTTGACGATGGGAGAATTAGCACAGGCATTAAGTATATCTCTTTCGACCCTAAGTAGACAAATCAAGCAGAAAAAAACTGCTTCTTTAATTAAAGTAGAACGTTCAAAGAAGGATTCTAGCAAATCTTTAAATTTAAACAATGAAGGATTAGCTAAAGCCCAAGAATTAAAAAAAGTTCTTTCTCAAATTGAAGCACAAATTTTTTCTAGTTGGAGTGAAGAAAAAATACAGGATTTTGATAGTAAATTACAAATTATTGTTAATAACCTTGTAACAGATGAAGTATAA
- a CDS encoding formate--tetrahydrofolate ligase: MNLKSDIEIAQDTKELPITEIAKKVDLQPDEIELYGNDKAKISWKGINRIKQGKKLGKLILVTSISPTPAGEGKSTITIGLGDAISNQLHKNTLIALREPSMGPVFGLKGGATGGGYAQIIPMEDINLHFTGDMHALTSAIDTLAALVDNYIYQDNSLELDPNRILLKRGIDVNDRTLRKITIGQGSRFNGIEHEASFAITVANELMAILCLATDIDDLKKRIGNMLVGFSVKDEPVYVKDLGFEGAIAALLSTALKPNLVQTLEHTPAIVHGGPFANIAHGANSVIATNTALHLSDYVLTEAGFGADLGGQKFMDFVSNHLDKRPDAVVVVATVRALKYQAEETTDHLDEENIPALEKGFENLKRHMENMAHYGVPVIVLINKFASDTEQELSKLKELVKADGFECEVVSYHDEGSKGGIKAAEKVVELTNKASDFTSVYEPTDSVEEKISKIAHNIYHAKDIEYSDKAKDQLAEIKKMGKDNLPVIMAKTQYSFTDKKSILGAPKDFTLHVKNLALKNGAGFIVVATGSILDMPGLPKYPAALDIDVDNNGKISGLF, from the coding sequence ATGAATTTGAAGTCAGATATTGAAATCGCACAAGACACTAAAGAATTACCTATTACAGAAATTGCAAAAAAAGTTGATCTTCAACCAGATGAAATTGAACTTTATGGTAATGATAAGGCTAAGATTAGCTGGAAGGGAATTAACAGAATTAAACAAGGTAAAAAGCTTGGTAAGCTAATTCTTGTTACTTCAATTAGTCCTACGCCAGCTGGTGAAGGAAAATCTACTATTACCATTGGTTTAGGGGATGCAATCAGCAACCAACTTCACAAAAATACTTTAATTGCATTAAGAGAACCCTCAATGGGTCCTGTTTTTGGATTAAAAGGTGGTGCAACTGGTGGTGGATATGCACAGATCATCCCAATGGAAGATATTAATTTACACTTTACTGGTGATATGCACGCATTAACTAGTGCAATTGATACTTTGGCTGCTTTAGTTGATAACTATATTTATCAAGATAATAGTCTAGAGCTAGATCCTAATCGTATCTTATTAAAACGTGGAATTGACGTTAATGATCGTACTTTAAGAAAAATCACTATCGGACAAGGTTCACGTTTTAATGGAATAGAACATGAAGCTAGCTTTGCAATTACTGTAGCTAATGAATTAATGGCTATTTTATGTTTAGCAACTGATATTGATGACTTGAAAAAGCGCATTGGAAATATGCTAGTTGGCTTTTCTGTGAAAGATGAACCTGTTTATGTTAAAGACTTAGGGTTTGAGGGGGCAATTGCTGCGCTTTTATCAACCGCATTAAAGCCTAACTTAGTTCAAACACTTGAACATACCCCAGCAATTGTTCACGGCGGTCCATTTGCTAACATTGCTCATGGTGCTAATTCAGTAATTGCTACTAATACTGCTTTACACTTAAGCGACTATGTTTTGACTGAAGCTGGTTTTGGGGCAGATCTGGGTGGCCAAAAGTTTATGGACTTTGTTTCTAACCATTTGGACAAACGTCCTGATGCTGTGGTAGTTGTTGCAACCGTAAGAGCGTTGAAGTATCAAGCAGAAGAGACAACTGATCACTTAGATGAAGAAAATATTCCAGCTTTAGAAAAAGGTTTTGAGAACTTAAAGCGCCATATGGAAAACATGGCTCATTATGGTGTACCTGTAATTGTACTAATAAATAAATTTGCTAGTGATACTGAACAAGAACTATCAAAATTGAAAGAACTTGTTAAAGCTGATGGTTTTGAATGTGAAGTGGTCTCTTACCATGATGAAGGATCAAAGGGCGGAATTAAGGCGGCAGAAAAAGTGGTTGAGTTAACTAATAAAGCTAGTGACTTTACCTCAGTATATGAACCTACTGACTCTGTAGAAGAAAAAATTAGTAAAATCGCTCATAATATTTATCATGCCAAGGATATTGAATATTCTGATAAAGCTAAGGACCAATTAGCAGAAATTAAGAAAATGGGTAAAGACAACTTACCAGTAATTATGGCTAAAACACAGTATAGCTTTACTGATAAAAAGAGTATCTTAGGAGCTCCAAAAGATTTTACACTCCATGTTAAGAATTTAGCTCTTAAAAATGGAGCAGGTTTTATTGTGGTAGCTACGGGATCTATTTTAGATATGCCAGGATTGCCAAAATATCCAGCTGCCTTAGATATTGATGTAGATAATAACGGAAAGATTTCAGGATTATTCTAA
- a CDS encoding Rqc2 family fibronectin-binding protein — translation MAFDGLFIHSLLQDLSPTLVGGKLTKIYQPFEQDLVLNFRKDRKNQRLLISANAQNPRFYITNDTIANPDVAPTFVMVLRKYLEGSVLQKIEQIGVERIVNFHFSNRNELGDEMQLILSVELMGRHSNVILYNADNNKIIDLLKRINPDENRARLLLPHAPYELPPLLPGINGFDLCADNFNDLKEKYPEPADFVRQFNGLDGDDKKEFTGYLEDDFSYSSLQTFFNQFNRPKGYVLQTIKHKDRVYTYLPYHLELNLIYSNDDVNKTLDEFYRDQANREWVKQKSKRIENIVNNELKKLKKKIIKLRKQLDQAENSEEYRIKGELLNAYLHEVKAGMTSIDLPNYYENNKPLKIKLDPALSPARNAQKYFTRYQKLRNSIKHVNEQIKLANENLDYFDSIQTAIDNADPQDIDAISDELINQGYLKEQNHNRHRKKKISEKNLNTFKLSDGKKVLVGKNNYQNDWLTLKKADKRDYWFHVKNMPGSHVILQDSAPSDEDIKEAAEIAAYFSKGKNSSHVPVDYVQVKRIKKPNGAKPGFVIYTGQNSIEVTPNEKDILEKRI, via the coding sequence ATGGCTTTTGATGGTTTATTTATTCATAGTCTTCTGCAAGATCTCTCCCCTACTCTGGTTGGAGGAAAACTTACTAAAATATACCAACCATTTGAACAAGATTTAGTTTTAAATTTCAGGAAAGATCGTAAGAATCAGCGTTTGCTGATTTCTGCTAATGCTCAAAATCCACGCTTTTATATTACAAATGATACAATTGCAAATCCTGACGTTGCTCCTACTTTTGTTATGGTTTTGCGGAAATATTTAGAAGGATCAGTTCTTCAAAAAATCGAACAAATCGGTGTTGAGAGAATAGTTAACTTTCATTTTTCTAATCGAAATGAATTAGGAGATGAAATGCAGCTTATTTTATCGGTAGAATTGATGGGACGACATAGTAATGTGATTTTATATAATGCGGATAATAATAAAATTATTGATTTGCTTAAAAGAATCAATCCTGATGAAAACCGCGCACGCTTATTACTTCCACATGCACCTTATGAACTGCCTCCTCTTCTTCCAGGAATCAATGGCTTTGATCTTTGTGCTGACAACTTCAATGACTTAAAGGAAAAGTATCCTGAACCAGCAGATTTTGTAAGACAATTTAATGGTTTAGACGGAGACGATAAAAAAGAATTTACTGGTTACTTAGAAGACGATTTTTCATATAGTTCTTTACAGACATTTTTTAATCAATTTAATAGGCCAAAAGGATATGTGCTACAGACCATTAAGCATAAGGATCGTGTATATACTTACCTACCATATCATCTAGAATTAAATTTGATTTATTCTAATGACGATGTCAATAAAACATTAGACGAGTTTTATCGTGATCAGGCTAATCGTGAATGGGTAAAGCAAAAATCTAAAAGAATTGAAAATATTGTTAATAATGAGCTTAAAAAACTTAAAAAGAAGATTATTAAGTTACGTAAGCAATTAGATCAAGCCGAGAATTCTGAAGAATATCGAATTAAGGGTGAATTACTTAATGCTTATCTTCATGAAGTAAAGGCTGGGATGACAAGTATTGATCTACCAAATTATTATGAAAATAATAAGCCCTTAAAAATAAAACTTGATCCCGCACTTTCACCTGCTAGAAATGCCCAAAAATACTTTACTCGTTATCAAAAATTACGTAATTCAATTAAACATGTTAATGAACAAATTAAATTAGCAAATGAGAACTTAGATTACTTTGATTCTATCCAAACTGCAATTGATAATGCGGATCCACAAGATATTGATGCAATTAGCGATGAATTAATTAATCAAGGCTATCTAAAAGAGCAAAATCATAATCGTCATCGGAAGAAAAAGATTAGTGAAAAAAATTTGAATACTTTTAAACTAAGTGATGGTAAAAAAGTATTAGTTGGTAAAAATAATTATCAAAATGATTGGCTAACTTTAAAGAAGGCGGATAAACGTGATTACTGGTTCCACGTTAAAAATATGCCCGGTTCTCATGTCATTTTACAAGATAGTGCCCCAAGTGATGAAGATATCAAAGAAGCAGCTGAAATTGCTGCCTATTTCTCTAAAGGAAAGAATTCTAGTCACGTCCCAGTTGATTATGTGCAAGTTAAAAGAATTAAAAAGCCTAATGGAGCTAAGCCAGGTTTTGTCATTTATACTGGTCAGAATTCAATCGAAGTCACTCCCAATGAAAAAGATATTTTAGAAAAAAGAATATAG
- a CDS encoding carbamoyl phosphate synthase small subunit — translation MKRYLILEDGTAFSGHGFGAPITATGELGIQTSNFGYQEAISDPANFGKILAFTTPMIGGSGINAIDYESIDPSVRGIIANDIAFHISANPTFQDLNDFLKEKRIPAIYGVDTRALVQKLKNKRVIKASIMDTDDAHAFDQIKALVLPKNKTAQISTTHPYAAPNIGKTVAVIDLGLKHSLLRSLSLREINSVVLPYNASIYDIINLRADAIVISNGPSRVEEVAPFLKPVFDKFYGKLPILGIGLGFLAISNYLDLELLDLIPAYNGSNFPVIEQTNNRIWQTAMNIDQLVVPDSLSLNLSRKYFDLRSELLAGYSIKKDKVLATAFNPEGSPGNFDAASIYDQFLNMME, via the coding sequence ATGAAAAGATATTTAATTCTTGAAGACGGAACTGCATTTTCGGGACACGGTTTTGGTGCTCCCATTACTGCTACAGGGGAGCTCGGTATTCAAACAAGCAATTTTGGATATCAGGAAGCAATTTCCGACCCTGCCAACTTTGGTAAGATTTTGGCTTTTACTACTCCAATGATTGGTGGAAGTGGTATTAATGCAATCGACTATGAATCAATTGATCCGAGTGTACGTGGAATAATTGCTAACGATATTGCTTTTCATATTTCTGCTAATCCAACTTTTCAAGATTTAAATGATTTTCTAAAAGAGAAAAGAATTCCAGCAATCTACGGTGTTGATACCCGCGCTCTAGTTCAAAAATTGAAGAATAAGCGAGTTATTAAAGCGTCTATTATGGATACAGATGATGCACATGCTTTCGATCAAATCAAGGCCCTAGTTTTACCAAAAAATAAAACGGCACAAATATCTACAACGCATCCTTATGCTGCCCCAAATATTGGCAAAACTGTGGCTGTAATTGATCTTGGTTTAAAGCATTCACTACTGCGATCCCTTTCTTTACGGGAAATTAATAGCGTAGTTTTACCATACAATGCATCAATTTACGACATTATTAATCTTCGAGCTGATGCAATTGTTATTTCTAATGGACCAAGTAGAGTAGAAGAAGTTGCACCATTTTTAAAACCAGTATTTGATAAGTTTTACGGGAAATTACCTATTTTAGGAATTGGCTTAGGCTTTTTAGCAATTAGTAATTATTTAGACCTAGAACTCTTGGACTTAATTCCAGCCTATAATGGTAGTAATTTTCCAGTTATTGAACAAACTAATAATCGAATTTGGCAAACTGCAATGAATATTGATCAACTAGTAGTACCTGATAGTTTATCTTTGAATCTTTCACGTAAATATTTTGATTTAAGATCGGAGTTATTAGCAGGCTACAGTATCAAAAAAGATAAAGTTTTAGCAACTGCCTTTAATCCAGAAGGCTCACCAGGTAATTTTGATGCAGCCAGCATTTATGATCAGTTTTTGAATATGATGGAGTAG
- a CDS encoding DegV family protein produces the protein MKIGVLTDSSSYLTKEQCEKYGIDVLPIPIIWDNKEYLDLIDIGFHEFYEKLSTSSTLPTTSQPSTGTVKKYVDKYIDEGYTDLIIITLSSGISSFYNNVLSVADEESRINIHPFDCKITCAGEANAAILAGRLVKAGADIDLIMHDLKDLRNTTDVRFMVDNLNHLKRTGRLSNAASFVGSILKIKPILSMDVQNEGKISAIAKERHYKRAYNHIKKDFDSLTSDMPYPIQLTIFHADDEEREAEWVSDYESSFPKVKIYQSIIGPVVGVHVGQHTMAMIWGRDLDSYFDENGKPIKDIKSKVVED, from the coding sequence ATGAAAATCGGCGTTTTAACTGACAGTTCATCTTATTTAACTAAAGAACAATGCGAGAAATATGGAATTGATGTCTTACCAATTCCAATCATCTGGGATAATAAAGAATATCTGGATTTAATTGATATTGGTTTCCATGAATTCTATGAAAAGCTAAGCACTTCTTCTACTCTTCCCACTACCTCTCAACCCTCAACTGGAACCGTAAAAAAATATGTTGATAAATATATTGATGAAGGTTATACCGATCTAATTATCATTACTCTTTCAAGCGGTATTTCTAGCTTTTACAATAATGTTTTAAGTGTGGCTGATGAAGAAAGCAGAATTAATATTCATCCCTTTGATTGTAAAATAACCTGTGCAGGAGAAGCTAATGCTGCAATATTAGCTGGTCGACTAGTCAAGGCTGGGGCTGACATTGATTTAATCATGCATGACTTAAAGGATTTAAGAAACACTACCGATGTTAGATTTATGGTAGACAATCTTAATCATTTAAAAAGAACAGGCCGCTTATCAAATGCCGCTAGTTTCGTAGGTTCTATTTTAAAGATCAAGCCAATCTTATCTATGGACGTTCAAAATGAGGGTAAAATTTCAGCAATTGCCAAAGAGAGACATTATAAACGTGCCTATAATCATATTAAAAAAGACTTTGATAGTTTAACTTCTGATATGCCTTATCCAATTCAGTTAACAATTTTTCATGCTGATGATGAAGAAAGAGAAGCTGAATGGGTTAGTGATTATGAAAGTAGTTTTCCTAAGGTCAAAATTTATCAAAGTATTATCGGACCAGTAGTTGGTGTTCATGTAGGACAACATACTATGGCTATGATTTGGGGCAGAGATTTAGATTCTTATTTCGATGAAAATGGCAAGCCGATTAAGGATATTAAGTCAAAAGTTGTTGAAGATTGA